A section of the Corynebacterium tuberculostearicum genome encodes:
- a CDS encoding DNA glycosylase AlkZ-like family protein: MARAFGVMQGQDLHSVRRSLALRAKDHSDAGNIVRGYPMRNTLFAASIKDIGWITELCAKGRKGDTELRAEVNKLIGRPLSRAELKEQAATALPGVPFWHVVRVAMESGHAVYSGADQLITPVDLPGLEETFNGDRVAATVELMTRYFRTHGPATLRDFAWWAKLPQRLIRPAAENLPPDIVRCGENSQDFVSVEVVETAEARKKQSVLLLGAFDEYILGYQDRLFAMTSEVHEVLVPGNRGVFRRAIVVDGQVRGTWNKQAIEDLGMPGYAMREVQKLWRDAH, from the coding sequence GTGGCCCGCGCTTTCGGCGTAATGCAAGGCCAGGACCTGCACTCGGTGCGCCGGTCACTGGCTTTGCGGGCGAAAGACCATTCGGATGCTGGAAACATTGTGCGTGGGTATCCCATGCGCAATACGCTTTTCGCGGCTTCTATCAAGGACATAGGCTGGATAACCGAACTCTGCGCCAAAGGGCGCAAGGGTGATACCGAGCTGCGGGCAGAGGTAAACAAGCTCATTGGTCGTCCGCTTTCGCGTGCCGAGCTGAAAGAACAGGCTGCCACAGCGTTGCCGGGCGTGCCTTTCTGGCACGTTGTGCGTGTAGCAATGGAAAGCGGTCACGCTGTCTATTCCGGAGCCGATCAGCTCATCACACCGGTGGATCTGCCGGGGCTAGAGGAGACCTTCAATGGCGATAGAGTTGCGGCGACCGTGGAGCTGATGACTCGGTACTTCCGCACTCACGGTCCCGCAACATTGCGGGACTTTGCCTGGTGGGCAAAGCTCCCACAAAGACTGATCCGGCCCGCTGCCGAGAACCTCCCGCCGGACATCGTGCGCTGTGGTGAAAATTCGCAGGACTTTGTTTCTGTCGAGGTAGTGGAAACGGCTGAAGCGCGCAAGAAGCAATCGGTATTGCTGCTGGGAGCATTTGACGAGTACATCTTGGGTTATCAAGACCGTCTATTTGCGATGACAAGCGAGGTCCATGAAGTACTGGTACCGGGAAATCGTGGAGTATTTCGCCGCGCCATCGTGGTGGACGGCCAGGTTCGTGGGACGTGGAATAAGCAAGCCATTGAGGACTTGGGCATGCCCGGCTATGCAATGCGGGAAGTTCAAAAGTTGTGGCGGGATGCGCACTAA
- the rpsA gene encoding 30S ribosomal protein S1 translates to MPSSNTPQVAINDIGTAEDFLAAVDATIKYFNDGDIVEGTVVKVDHDEVLLDIGYKTEGVIPSRELSIKHDVNPDEVVEVGDEVDALVLTKEDKEGRLILSKKRAQYERAWGAIEELQAKEEPVTGTVIEVVKGGLILDIGLRGFLPASLVEMRRVRDLEPYIGQELEAKIIELDKQRNNVVLSRRAYLEQTQSEVRSEFLHQLQKGQVRKGVVSSIVNFGAFVDLGGVDGLVHVSELSWKHIDHPSEVVTVGDEVTVEVLDVDLDRERVSLSLKATQEDPWRVFARTHAVGQIVPGKVTKLVPFGAFVRVEEGIEGLVHISELAQRHVEVPDQVVTVGQEVMVKVIDIDLERRRISLSVKQADEDYTEEFDPSKYGMADSYDEQGNYVFPEGFDPETNEWKEGFDEQRQAWEARYAESERRFNLHTAQIERNRAAAAEAAESAESSNYSSDSSDAAPASETQAEVGGSLASDEQLAALRDKLAGN, encoded by the coding sequence ATGCCATCTTCTAACACCCCGCAGGTTGCGATTAACGATATCGGAACCGCAGAGGACTTCCTCGCAGCTGTAGACGCCACCATCAAGTACTTCAACGATGGTGACATTGTCGAGGGTACCGTCGTCAAGGTTGATCACGACGAGGTACTGCTGGACATTGGATACAAGACCGAAGGCGTTATCCCTTCCCGCGAGCTGTCCATCAAGCACGACGTCAACCCGGACGAGGTTGTTGAGGTCGGCGACGAGGTTGACGCACTTGTTCTCACCAAGGAGGACAAGGAAGGTCGCCTGATCCTGTCCAAGAAGCGTGCACAGTACGAGCGCGCATGGGGCGCCATCGAGGAGCTGCAGGCCAAGGAAGAGCCTGTTACCGGTACCGTTATCGAGGTTGTCAAGGGCGGCCTCATCCTGGATATCGGCCTGCGTGGCTTCCTGCCTGCATCCCTCGTTGAGATGCGTCGCGTCCGTGACCTGGAGCCGTACATCGGCCAGGAGCTGGAAGCAAAGATTATTGAGCTGGACAAGCAGCGCAACAACGTTGTTCTGTCCCGCCGTGCATACCTGGAGCAGACCCAGTCCGAGGTTCGCTCCGAGTTCCTGCACCAGCTGCAGAAGGGCCAGGTCCGCAAGGGCGTTGTTTCCTCCATCGTCAACTTCGGTGCTTTCGTCGATCTCGGCGGTGTCGACGGCCTGGTTCACGTTTCCGAGCTGTCCTGGAAGCACATCGACCACCCATCTGAGGTTGTCACCGTTGGCGACGAGGTAACCGTTGAGGTTCTGGACGTTGATCTGGACCGCGAGCGCGTTTCCCTGTCCCTGAAGGCTACCCAGGAAGATCCGTGGCGCGTATTCGCCCGCACCCACGCTGTGGGCCAGATCGTTCCGGGCAAGGTCACCAAGCTCGTCCCGTTCGGCGCTTTCGTTCGCGTCGAGGAGGGCATCGAGGGCCTCGTTCACATCTCCGAGCTGGCTCAGCGCCACGTCGAGGTTCCGGACCAGGTTGTCACCGTTGGCCAGGAGGTTATGGTCAAGGTCATCGACATCGATCTCGAGCGTCGTCGTATCTCCCTGTCCGTTAAGCAGGCAGACGAGGACTACACCGAAGAGTTCGATCCGTCCAAGTACGGCATGGCTGACTCCTACGACGAGCAGGGCAACTACGTCTTCCCTGAGGGCTTCGACCCTGAGACCAACGAGTGGAAGGAAGGCTTCGACGAGCAGCGTCAGGCTTGGGAGGCACGCTACGCAGAGTCCGAGCGTCGCTTCAACCTGCACACCGCTCAGATCGAGCGCAACCGCGCCGCAGCCGCTGAGGCTGCTGAGTCTGCAGAGTCCTCCAACTACTCCTCTGATTCCTCCGATGCAGCTCCGGCATCCGAGACTCAGGCAGAGGTTGGCGGCTCCCTGGCTTCCGACGAGCAGCTCGCTGCACTGCGCGACAAGCTCGCTGGCAACTAA
- a CDS encoding class I SAM-dependent methyltransferase: protein MTSPSHANQAYWDSDAANYHAEHPDYLSSFYWCPEMLHEDQAHLLGDVSTSSVLEIGCGSAPCTEWLQSRAHFATGFDISRGMLNHAAPGLPLAQADALSLPYATDSFDAAFSAFGAFPFLANLDLALSEVSRVLKPTGRFVLSANHPMRWIFPDDPADLTADISYFDRAYLEQDRDGNLTYAEFHRTIADWFQALQGEGPFLIEDIIEPEWPKDLTTTWGQWSPKRGEIFPGTIIFVCQNCR from the coding sequence GTGACTTCCCCCTCGCACGCAAACCAAGCCTACTGGGATAGCGACGCCGCCAATTACCACGCCGAGCACCCCGACTACCTTTCTTCCTTTTACTGGTGCCCAGAAATGCTCCACGAAGATCAAGCACACTTGCTAGGCGACGTCTCAACTTCTTCCGTCCTCGAAATTGGCTGCGGCTCCGCCCCGTGCACCGAATGGCTGCAGTCGCGCGCGCACTTCGCCACCGGCTTCGATATCTCCCGCGGCATGCTGAACCACGCTGCCCCCGGACTCCCATTAGCCCAAGCCGATGCGCTTTCACTCCCCTACGCCACCGACTCCTTCGACGCCGCATTCTCGGCTTTCGGAGCCTTTCCCTTCCTTGCCAACCTTGACTTAGCCCTAAGTGAAGTCTCCCGCGTTCTTAAACCAACTGGTCGCTTTGTCCTTTCAGCCAACCACCCGATGCGCTGGATATTCCCTGATGACCCCGCCGATCTGACGGCCGATATCAGCTATTTCGATCGTGCTTATCTGGAGCAAGACCGCGATGGCAACCTGACCTATGCGGAATTCCACCGCACTATCGCCGATTGGTTTCAGGCTTTACAGGGCGAAGGCCCTTTCCTAATCGAGGACATTATCGAGCCCGAATGGCCTAAGGATCTCACCACCACTTGGGGCCAATGGTCGCCAAAGCGAGGCGAAATCTTCCCCGGCACGATTATTTTCGTCTGCCAGAATTGCCGCTAA
- a CDS encoding RDD family protein translates to MFLDRIGLLLRRGLAWWIDAFLAAAVIVVARWAINALADAPLTGHTLEIYNAVALALVFYAYRVWAEATKTTSLGKWSLKLEILATHPGLRAAYLRNSWLLLSLLTLTGLPFIMPLLLGVLSVCVLTFGQTPFDMLANCLVERRPQMDTPSFRGTK, encoded by the coding sequence ATGTTTCTGGATCGAATTGGCCTACTTTTGCGCCGTGGCCTCGCATGGTGGATCGACGCCTTCCTGGCAGCGGCCGTCATCGTTGTGGCGCGCTGGGCAATCAATGCACTTGCCGACGCCCCCTTAACCGGCCACACGCTCGAAATTTACAATGCTGTGGCCCTCGCTCTAGTCTTTTATGCCTACCGCGTATGGGCCGAGGCGACGAAGACAACTTCACTGGGAAAATGGTCACTCAAGCTGGAGATCCTCGCTACCCACCCCGGCTTGCGCGCGGCCTACCTCCGCAATTCCTGGCTGCTACTCTCCCTGCTCACGCTGACAGGATTGCCGTTCATCATGCCGCTACTACTAGGCGTTTTGAGCGTCTGCGTCCTCACCTTCGGCCAAACCCCTTTTGACATGCTGGCCAATTGCCTAGTCGAGCGCCGACCTCAGATGGACACGCCTTCTTTTCGCGGCACCAAGTAA